CGCGGCGGGATCGCCGAGCGCGCGCGGCGCGGGCGCGACGCGGCGCGGAAACGCCACCGCCGCCTCGTCCACCGTCTCGCCCAGGATGTCGCCGGGCAGGTCGAGGTAGACCGGACCCGGCCGCCCCGTGGTCGCCTCGCGGTACGCCATGGCGACCAGCTCGGGGATGCGCTTGGCGTCGAGGATCCGCGTGGCCCACTTGGTGATCGGGCGCATCATCGCGACCTGGTCGATCTCCTGGAACGCCTCCATCTCGAGGAAGACGCGCGGGCTCGAGCCACCCACGGCGATCAGCGGGGCGGCGTCCACGAACGCGTTGGCGACGCCCGTGACGAGGTTGGTCGTGCCCGGCCCGGAGCAGCCCATGCAGACGCCGGGGCGCCGCGTGAGCCGGCTGTACGCGTGCGCCATCATGGCGGCCGCCTGCTCGTGGCGCGTGTCCACCGCGCGCGCGCCGAGCTTGATGCACGCGCTCTCGGTCTCGATCATGGGCCCGCCCATGAGGTAGAAGAGCGTGTCCATGCCCTGCGACACGAGCGAGCGCGCGAGCAGCTCCGATCCGGTCAGCGATCCCATGCGGTCCTCCTGTTCAGGGTGAGACCTTCGGCGGCCAGGGAATGCCGAGCGCGTCGAACCGGCGCAGCCGGTCCTGGCCGAGCCCCTGGTCCCAGACGTCCGCCAGCGCCTCCGGCGTCCAGCCCTCGCGGCTCGTGACGGCGCGCAGGGGCGCCGGGTGCGACCAGAGGCTCACCTGGTGGCCGCGCACGTGCACGATCTGGCCCGTGATGTGCGCGGCACGGTCGCTCGCGAGGAACGCCACGACGGGCGCGATCGCCTCGGGCGGCGCCGCCGCCTGCGCCCGGCGGTCGTCGGCGAGGCGCTCGGTCATCCGCGTCTCGGCGGTCGGCGAGATGCAGTTCACGGTCACGCCGTACTTCGCCATCGCGAGCGCCGTCGAGCGCATGAGCCCGACGATGCCCTCCTTGGCGGCGGAGTAGTTCGGCTGGCCCGGGCTCCCCTCGAGCCCGGCGGTGGACGTGAAGGCGATGATGCGCCCGCGGCGCTTCTCCCGCATGTGCCGGGTCGCTCCGCGCAGAACGGTGAAGTGGCCCTTCAGGTGGACCGCGACGACCGCGTCCCACTCCTCCTCGGTCATGTTGAAGATCATGCGCTCGCGCAGGATGCCCGCGCAGCACACGACGACGTGGAGGTCGCCGAAGCGCTTGAGCGCGGACTCGACGATCGCCTCGCCGCCGGCCATGGTGGCGACGCTCTCGGCGTTCGCCACGGCCTGGCCGCCGAGCGCCTCGATCTCCTTCACGACGGCCTGGGCGGCGGCGCTCGACGGCGTGCGCCCGTCCACCGTGACGCCGTAGTCGTTGACGACGACCTTCGCGCCCGCGCGGGCGAGGCCGAGCGCCACCGCGCGCCCGATCCCGTTGCCCCCGCCGGTCACCGCCGCCACCTTGCCGTCCAGCAGCCCCATTGGGCCTCCCGCGCGCCGCTCGATGGCGGCAAACGGATTCTGCACCTGTCCCGCGACCTATTCAATAATGGACCCCGGCACACGAGGAGGGCCCATGAGCACGGTGATCGTTCGCGGTGGAGCCGGGGGATTCGCCCAGGAGATCGTCGCCGGCCGGCACGGGCTGGCGGCGGACGAGCCCGAAGCGGCCGGCGGGACCGACACGGGGCCGTCGCCCTACGACCTGCTCCTGGCGGCCCTCGGGGCCTGAACGTCCATGACGCTCGCGCTGTACGCGCGACGCAAGCAGTGGCCGCTCGAGGAGGTGACGGTCCGCCTCGCGCACTCGAGGATCCACGCCTCCGACTGCGCCGAGTGCGAGACGAAGGAGGGCATGCTCGACCGGATCGAGCGCGAGATCGCGCTCACCGGCCCGCTCACGCCGGAGCAGCGCGCGCGGCTCCTCGAGATGGCCGACCGCTGCCCCGTGCACCGGACGCTCACGTCGGAGATCGACATCCGGAGCCGCCTGGTCTGACGGCGCTCTCGAGGAGGACCCGATCCCATGCCATCGCTCCGCTACGGACAGCCGGCCCCGGACTTCTCCCTTCCCGCGACGACCGGCGGCAGCATCGCGCTCGCCGACTTCAAGGGCAAGGCGGACGTCGTGCTCGTCTTCTACTGCTACGACTGGGGCAACATCTGAACGCCGGAGCTCGCCGACCTGGGTCAGGTCGGCCCCGGCGTGCGTGAGCGGGGCGCCGAGCTGCTCGCGATCAGCGGCGACAGCCCGCCCTGCCACGCGGCGTTCGCCAAGGCGCGGAGCGTGCCCTTCCCGCTCCTCTCCGATCTCCACCGCGTGGCGATTCGCGCCTACGGAGTCCTGGACGAGGATCGGAACGTCGCCTACCGCTCCACGTTCGTCGTGGACCGGGACGGCGTGCTGCGCTGGGGGCAGGCGGGCGACCGGCAGATGGTCCGCGACGGGCGCGAGATCCTCCGCGTCCTCGACGTGATCCGCGGGCTCCGGTCACCCCGGCCGGGGGGCTCGGGCTAGTCGTCCTCCCAGGAGCGGGAGCGCTGCAGGGCCCGCCGGCGCTTCTTGCGCGCCTGCGCCTGCTTGCGCTTGCGCTTGACGGACGGCTTCTCGTAGTGCGCGCGCCGCTTCATCTCCTGGAAGAGGCCGTCCTTCTGCATCTGCTTCTTGAGCTGCTTCAGGGCGGCCTCGATCTGGTTGTCGAAGACCTCGATCCTCACCGAGCGGGACTCCTTCGCGACGGTGGCGCGCTGCAGTCCGGGGGCGGGTCCACGCTGAACCCGCTCCCGTGGGACCCGGCGAGTATCGCACGTCTCCGAGGGCGCCGTCGCGCGAGTTTCGCGTCACCAGCGGCGCCGGTCGTGCTCGTCGAGCCACTCGAAGGAGAGCACGCTCACGCGGTAGGACGCGGCGTTCGGCACCGTCGCCTCGAAGTAGGCGCGGTTGTTCGGCGGTACGCCGCCGAGCACCCACGTCGTGGTCTTGCCGGTCACCTTGCCCGACCCGTCCAAGCCCTCGATGAGGAGCTGCATCCGCGCCGCGGCGCGGTTCGTCTGGTTGTATAGGTAGCCCGTGAGCTTCGCGCCGCTCGCCTTCCACTCGAACCGGAACCAGCGCGCGAGGCTCTCGGGCGCGTAGTTCTGGGCGGCCGCCGCGGCACCGGCGAGCCCGAGGACGGCGCCCCACGCGAGCGCGAGGGCTTCCCGCCTGGTCATGCGTCAAGGGTACCGCCGTCCGGGGCGGCGCGACCTGGAAAACTCCTGAGCGCCGCCTTCAGATCTGTCTACGGAGCCGCGGGTCGAGCGTGTCGCGCAGGCCGTCGCCGAGCATGTTGACCGCGAGCACGGTCGCCGCGAGGAAGACGCCGGGGAACAGGATGTTGTGCGGGAGGATGCGGAAGAGCGCGCGCCCCTCCGCCATGATGTTGCCCCAGGTGGGCGTCTCCGGCGGGATGCCGACGCCGAGGAAGGAGAGGATCGCCTCGACGAGGATCGCCGAGGCGCAGACGAACGTCGCCTGCACCACGAGCGGCGCCATCGTGTTCGGCAGCACGTGGCGCGCGAGCAGCGCGGGGGTGCGCGCGCCGAGCGCGACCGCCGCCTCGACGTAGGGCTCCTCGCGGATCGAGAGGACAACCGCCCGCACGAGGCGGACGACACGCGGCACCTCGGGGATCACGATGGCCAGGATGACCGTGCGCAGGCCCGCGCGGGACAGCGAGACGAGGCCGATGGCGAGCAGGATCGCCGGGATCGCCATGAGCCCGTCCATCACGCGCATGACGACGCCGTCGAGCCAGCGGAGGTAGCCCGCGAGGACGCCGATGACGAGACCGACGGCCGCGCTCACCAGCGCGACCGTCACGCCTACGATGAGCGACACGCGCGCGCCGTAGACGACCCGGCTGTACACGTCGCGCCCGAGGCTGTCGGTGCCCATCCAGTACGTGCGCGTCGTCTGCGCGCCGTCGGCGTTGCGCACGAGACGCTGCGCGCCGGGCCGCTGGTTCCGCACGACCGGATCGATCCGCGCCGGGTCCACGGTGCCGAGCACGGGCGCCAGGCACGCGAGCGCGACGACGGCCGCGAGGATCGCGCCGCCGAGCGCGACACTCCCGTGCCGCCGCAGCCGGCGGGCGATCCCGGCGGGCGCGGCGGCCGCGGGCGGGAGCGCCGCGACGGACACGGAGCCGGCGACGGCCTTCAATACCGGATCCTCGGGTCGAGGACGGTGTAGGTCAGGTCCACGAGCAGGTTGAGCAGCACGTAGACCATGGAGAACAGGAGGATCACCGCCTGCACCGTGGGGTAGTCGCGCGCGAGCACCGCGTCCACCGTGAGCCGTCCGAGACCCGGGATCGAGTAGACGGACTCGGTCACGACGACGCCGCCGATGAGGAGCGCGACGCCGAGCCCGATCACGGTGACGATCGGCACCGCGGCGTTGCGCAGCACGTGCCGCAGCAGCACCGGCATCTCCGCGAGGCCCTTGGCCCGCGCCGTGCGCACGTGGTCGGCGTTGATCACCTCGAGCACGCTCGCGCGCGTGATCCGGGCGATCAGCGCCACGTAGATCGCGGCGAGCGTGAGGCTCGGCAGGATCAGGTGCTCGAGGAAGCCCCCGACGCCCTCACGCAGGCGCTGGTAGCCCTGGACGGGGAGCCAGGCGAGCGAGATCGCGAAGAGGTAGATCAGCGCGTAGCCGATCACGAACACCGGCACCGAGAAGCCGAGCACGGAGAGCCCCATCACTCCGCGGTCGATCCAGGTCCCGCGCTTCCAGGCGGCGAGCACGCCGAGCGGGACGGCCGTCGCGACCGTCAGCACGAGCGTGCACACCGAGAGCGCCAGCGTCGGCTCCACGCGGTCCAGGATCAGCTCGCTCACCTGCTTCTTGAAGAAGAACGACTCGCCGAAGTCGCCGCGCAGGACGTTGCCGAGCCAGATGACGAACTGCTGCGCGATCGGCCGCTCGAGGCCCAGCTTGGCCCGGATCTCGGCGACCTGCTGCGAGGTGGCGTTGTCACCCGCGATGATCGCGGCCGGGTCGCCGGCCGTGAGGCGCAGCAGCGAGAACACGACCACCGCCACCACCGCCATGACCGGGATCGTGGCGAGGAGGCGGCGCCCGACGTACGACAGCATCGCCGACGCCGCGTCAGCTCACTTCTTGGTGACGTTCCAGAACACCGGCACCGGCGCGGTCATGATCCCGTCCACGTTCTTGCGCGTCGAGATCGGCTGGTACCACTGGCCGAGCGGGATGTGGGTCGGGTAGAGCGTTTCGCGCATCTGCGCCGCCTCGGCGATGGCCTTTTGCCTGGCCGGGTTCGTCTCGCGCGCGAACTGCTCGCGCAGGCTCTCGATCTCCTGGTCGCACGGCCAGCCGAACATCGCCTTCTCGCAGGAGGCGTTCATGAAGCCCATCATCACCGGGTTGAGGATGTCCGCCGCCACCCACCCCGTCAGGAAGGCGTTCCAGCCGCCCGCGGCCGGCGGGTCCCTCTTGGCCCGACGGGCGACCAGGGTCTGCCAGTCCATCGAGACCATGTCCACCTTGAAGCCGCCCCGCTCGAGCAGCGACTTGGCGACCGGCGCCAGGTTCGTGAGCACGGCGAGGTCCGTGGACTGCATCAGCACGACCGGCGTGCCGTCGTAGCCGGCCTCCTTCAACAGCGCCTTCGACTTCTCGAAATTCGACTCGAGGAGTCCGTCCATGCCCTTGGTGCTGGCCATCGGCGAGCCGCAGGGGAAGAAGGACTTGCAGGTCTTGTAGTACGCCGAGTCGCCGACCACGGCCTTCAGGAAGTCCTCCTGGTTGAAGGCATAGAACACGGCCTGGCGGATCTTCGCGTTGTCGAACGGCTTGTGCAGCGTGTTGAAGCGGAACGTGTACTGGTTGCCGAGCGGATTGTAATCGACGAGCTTGACGTTGACGTCCTGCTTGAGCACGGGCAGCAGGTCGTGCGGCGCGGACTCGATGTAGTCGATCTCGCCGGCCAGCAGCGCGTTGACCGCCGACTGGTGGTCGGGGATCCACTTCCACTCGACGCGGTCGACCTTGACGACCTTGCCGCCGGCGAGACCCGACGGCGCCTCCGCGCGCGGCTTGTACTTGTCGAACTTCACGTAGACCGCCTTGTCCCCGGCCTTCCACTCCTCCTTCTTGAAGACGAACGGGCCCGAGCCGGTGAAGTCGGAGATCTGGGTGTTCGCGTCGGTCTCGGCCACGCGCCTGGGCATCATGAACGGCACGTTCGAGCTCGGCTTGCCGAGCGCGCCGAGGACGAGGCCCGTCGGCTCCTTGAGGAGGATCTTGAACGTCTTCGCGTTCACGACCTGGAACTCCTTCACGAAGCCCGCGAGCTTCTGGCCCATCGAGTCCTTCGCCGCCCAGCGCTTGATCGAGGCGACGCAGTCCTCGGCGGTGACCGGCTTGCCGTCGTGCCAGACGAGCCCGTCGCGCAGCGTCAGCGTGTAGGTCAGCTTGTCGCCGCTGACGTCGTACCGGTCCACCATCTGCGGGCGGATCTCGCCCTTGGCGTCCATCGCGAAGAGCGTGTCGTAGACCATGTAGCCGTGGTTGCGCACGATGTAGGCGGTGGTCCAGATCGGGTCCACGATCTTCAGGTCGGAGTGCATCACGACGCGGAGCGTGGTCTCCGCGCCCGCGCGCCCGGGCGCGCCGGCCGCGAGCCAGGCGAGGGAGAGGACCGCGACGGCGAGGGGTCGGATGCGACTCATGGGCTCCTCCTCAGGGGCGGCGACGGCGATGAGACATAACCATAGGGCCGCCGAGCTTGTCAACGCGCGCGCCCCCTCGCCCCGGAGGGCACGGCATCTCACCGGACGCTAGATCTCGATCTTCCGCCGTGCCGTCGCGCGCCGCCACTTGCTCTCGGCCGCGTCATCGAAGACGAGCGCCTCGTCGGCCGGCACGCTGATCCAGGCGCCTCGCTCGAGCTCGCCCTCGAGCTGGCGCGCCGCCCAGCCGGCGTAGCCGAGGGCGAAGAGCGAGCGCCGCGGGCCCTGGCCGCGCGCGATCGCGTCGAGGACGGCGGGGTGGGAGGTCACGCCGATGCCGCCGCCGACCACGGTGGTCTCGGCGCTCGCCCAGTCGGTCGTGTGCAGCACGAACGCGCGCGTGATCTCGACGGGCCCGCCGTAGTGGACGCGGACGCTGCCGCCGACGCCCTCGCCCGCCGCGCCGAAGAGCTCGAGCAGCCGCGCCAGCGGCGTCTCGCCGAGCGGGCGATTCACGACGAGCCCCAGCGCGCCCGTCGCGTCGTGGCGGACCATGTAGATGACCGTGTGGTGGAAGCGCGGGTCGCGGATCTCCTCGGTGGCGACGAGGAGCTGCCCGGCGAGGCTCACCGGCCCTCCGGCGCCCGCGCGGAGGACCGGGGGCGCCCCGGGGCCGGCCGCGGCGAGCGCGAGCGCCGCCACGACGACCCAGGGCACACGGAGGCGGCGGCCTCTCGACCTCATCGGGTTCGGAGTGTACGCCGACTCGAGCGGGCGCCGGCGGGTTTGAACGGCACGGCGCCCGGCGAGCGCGCGTGACGCACGCCCGCCGGACGCCGGTCAACGACCCCTTACATCCCGAGCGCCTTCAGCCCCGCCTTCGCGGCCTCCACCGATTGGGCGTGCTGCCCCTTGCCGTGGAGCTCGGCCGCCTGGGCGGCCTTCTCCTTCGCCTCGGCGGCAGCCGGGTCGAAGCGCGTCGCCGTCTCATCCTCGATCTTCTTGATCAGGCTCGGACACTGGAACGCAAGCGCCGGACCGGCGGAGAACAGGACGAGCGTCGCAACGACAGCGGACAGAGCGATCTTCCGCATCGGATCACCTCCTCTCGTCGGGATTCCAAGCGGCCCCGATCTCAGGGCCGCGCTGGTTGCAGGAGCTGCCGCATCTCGGACTCGAGCGTCCGCATCCGGTCCTTCACCTGCGCTGCCTTCGCGAGCTGCTCGGGGGTGAGGAGTGTCCGCACCTCGAGCGCGACCCGCGCGCTCGCCTGGAGGAGCTGCGCGCGGAGCTGCCCGATCTGCTGGAGCTGGGCCGCGAGGTCGGCCTCCTGGAGCGCCCCCGGCGCGAAGAGCTTGTCGGCGAGGTCGGCCTGCGCCTGGTGAAGCTGCTGGACGATGGCCCGCGTGGTGGCGCGGTGGGCCGCGATGACCTCACGCACCTTCGCCTGCTGGTCGGGCGTCAGCTCGGCGCTGCGGAGCATGAGCGGCAGCAGCATGCCGTCGCCGGCCGGGCGCCGCGGCATGAAGTGCGATTCCTGGGCCCGGGCGGGCGCCGCCCAGGCGAGCAGGGCCACCAGTCCGACGAGCACGATGTGTCTGTGCATGGCGTATGTCTTCCTTCCGGCGTCAGCCATCGATGTCGGGTCGTCTGAACAGATCGAGCAGCCTGTCCACGCGCGCGTCCTCGTCGCACCCGTTGGTCGCGGCCCATTCCGGCCACTCGCAGCCGGCCTCGCCCGCCGTCGAGACGTCCGCGACGAGCACCTCCGACGGCGACGAGGGCGCCTGCCCGCTGACGGAGAACATCGTGTACGACACGTCGCGCAGGTAGGCTGGCGTCTCGTCACGCTGTGACGGCTCGGGCGGCGGCGCGACCGGGGGCCGCCCGGCCAGGGAGCTCCAGAGCGCGACGACCGCGACGACCGCCGTCGCGGCGGTGGCGATCGGGACGAGCGACCGGCGGAGCATGGGCACGCGCGCCCGCGGCTCGTCGGTCTCGCGCAGGACGTAGCTGATCGTGTCGAGCTCGGCGACGAGCCGGCGGTAGCGCTCCGCGCAGACGGCGCACATCTCGAGGTGCGCCCGCTGAGCCTCGCGTCCGCCGCCCGCGTGGATGCGCTCGAGCGCCGTGTCGGACAGGCAGCGGCTCACGACCCGCTCCCCACCGCCGCGGCGCGAAGCCGCCGGATCGCGCGGAAGAGGTGGCTCTTCACGCTTCCGGTCCTGAGCCCGAGGGCCTCGGCCACCGCCTGGGTGGACCACCCCTCGAGCTGGCGGAGGACGAACACCTCGCGCTGGCGGTCGGGCAGCCGGCGGAACGCGGCCCAGACGCGCCGCCATGTCTCCTCGCCGATGGCGCGCTCCTCGGGCGACGCCTCGCGCGCGAGCAGCGTCGCCTCGTCGAGGCGCTCGCCGTAGCGGCGGAAGCGCATCCACCAGCCGGCCCGCCGCCGGTCGTGGCACGCGTTGACGGCCACGCGGGTGAGCCAGGCGCTCCAGTCCGAGGGAGGCTCGGGGCTCGCGTAGGCCTGGTGGAGCTTGAGAAACACCTCTTGCACGACCTCCTGGCTCTCCTGGGGGTCGGCCAGGAGGAGCCGGCACAGTCGTCCCAGACGGCGCCGGTGCGCCTCGAAGAGCTCCTCGTAGGTCGGTGGACGCTCCGCGTCGGCGCGACCGTCGCCTGTCAACCCATCCCCTGCGCTCATCTCGAACAGACGAACGACGGGGACGTCGGTTGACAGGGAACGGCGGCGGACGCCCTGGGGCGGGTCGCCCGGAGCCGTGCTCAGGGGGCGGGCGCGGCTGGAGACGGCGGCAGGGGCGCGGCGATCGG
This genomic window from Candidatus Methylomirabilota bacterium contains:
- a CDS encoding redoxin domain-containing protein, producing the protein MPSLRYGQPAPDFSLPATTGGSIALADFKGKADVVLVFYCYDWGNIUTPELADLGQVGPGVRERGAELLAISGDSPPCHAAFAKARSVPFPLLSDLHRVAIRAYGVLDEDRNVAYRSTFVVDRDGVLRWGQAGDRQMVRDGREILRVLDVIRGLRSPRPGGSG
- a CDS encoding SDR family NAD(P)-dependent oxidoreductase; its protein translation is MGLLDGKVAAVTGGGNGIGRAVALGLARAGAKVVVNDYGVTVDGRTPSSAAAQAVVKEIEALGGQAVANAESVATMAGGEAIVESALKRFGDLHVVVCCAGILRERMIFNMTEEEWDAVVAVHLKGHFTVLRGATRHMREKRRGRIIAFTSTAGLEGSPGQPNYSAAKEGIVGLMRSTALAMAKYGVTVNCISPTAETRMTERLADDRRAQAAAPPEAIAPVVAFLASDRAAHITGQIVHVRGHQVSLWSHPAPLRAVTSREGWTPEALADVWDQGLGQDRLRRFDALGIPWPPKVSP
- a CDS encoding thiamine pyrophosphate-binding protein, which produces MGSLTGSELLARSLVSQGMDTLFYLMGGPMIETESACIKLGARAVDTRHEQAAAMMAHAYSRLTRRPGVCMGCSGPGTTNLVTGVANAFVDAAPLIAVGGSSPRVFLEMEAFQEIDQVAMMRPITKWATRILDAKRIPELVAMAYREATTGRPGPVYLDLPGDILGETVDEAAVAFPRRVAPAPRALGDPAA
- a CDS encoding RNA polymerase sigma factor encodes the protein MTGDGRADAERPPTYEELFEAHRRRLGRLCRLLLADPQESQEVVQEVFLKLHQAYASPEPPSDWSAWLTRVAVNACHDRRRAGWWMRFRRYGERLDEATLLAREASPEERAIGEETWRRVWAAFRRLPDRQREVFVLRQLEGWSTQAVAEALGLRTGSVKSHLFRAIRRLRAAAVGSGS
- a CDS encoding periplasmic heavy metal sensor, which encodes MHRHIVLVGLVALLAWAAPARAQESHFMPRRPAGDGMLLPLMLRSAELTPDQQAKVREVIAAHRATTRAIVQQLHQAQADLADKLFAPGALQEADLAAQLQQIGQLRAQLLQASARVALEVRTLLTPEQLAKAAQVKDRMRTLESEMRQLLQPARP
- a CDS encoding ABC transporter permease, with translation MLSYVGRRLLATIPVMAVVAVVVFSLLRLTAGDPAAIIAGDNATSQQVAEIRAKLGLERPIAQQFVIWLGNVLRGDFGESFFFKKQVSELILDRVEPTLALSVCTLVLTVATAVPLGVLAAWKRGTWIDRGVMGLSVLGFSVPVFVIGYALIYLFAISLAWLPVQGYQRLREGVGGFLEHLILPSLTLAAIYVALIARITRASVLEVINADHVRTARAKGLAEMPVLLRHVLRNAAVPIVTVIGLGVALLIGGVVVTESVYSIPGLGRLTVDAVLARDYPTVQAVILLFSMVYVLLNLLVDLTYTVLDPRIRY
- a CDS encoding YqgE/AlgH family protein, with the protein product MRSRGRRLRVPWVVVAALALAAAGPGAPPVLRAGAGGPVSLAGQLLVATEEIRDPRFHHTVIYMVRHDATGALGLVVNRPLGETPLARLLELFGAAGEGVGGSVRVHYGGPVEITRAFVLHTTDWASAETTVVGGGIGVTSHPAVLDAIARGQGPRRSLFALGYAGWAARQLEGELERGAWISVPADEALVFDDAAESKWRRATARRKIEI
- a CDS encoding ABC transporter permease translates to MARRLRRHGSVALGGAILAAVVALACLAPVLGTVDPARIDPVVRNQRPGAQRLVRNADGAQTTRTYWMGTDSLGRDVYSRVVYGARVSLIVGVTVALVSAAVGLVIGVLAGYLRWLDGVVMRVMDGLMAIPAILLAIGLVSLSRAGLRTVILAIVIPEVPRVVRLVRAVVLSIREEPYVEAAVALGARTPALLARHVLPNTMAPLVVQATFVCASAILVEAILSFLGVGIPPETPTWGNIMAEGRALFRILPHNILFPGVFLAATVLAVNMLGDGLRDTLDPRLRRQI
- a CDS encoding ABC transporter substrate-binding protein; amino-acid sequence: MSRIRPLAVAVLSLAWLAAGAPGRAGAETTLRVVMHSDLKIVDPIWTTAYIVRNHGYMVYDTLFAMDAKGEIRPQMVDRYDVSGDKLTYTLTLRDGLVWHDGKPVTAEDCVASIKRWAAKDSMGQKLAGFVKEFQVVNAKTFKILLKEPTGLVLGALGKPSSNVPFMMPRRVAETDANTQISDFTGSGPFVFKKEEWKAGDKAVYVKFDKYKPRAEAPSGLAGGKVVKVDRVEWKWIPDHQSAVNALLAGEIDYIESAPHDLLPVLKQDVNVKLVDYNPLGNQYTFRFNTLHKPFDNAKIRQAVFYAFNQEDFLKAVVGDSAYYKTCKSFFPCGSPMASTKGMDGLLESNFEKSKALLKEAGYDGTPVVLMQSTDLAVLTNLAPVAKSLLERGGFKVDMVSMDWQTLVARRAKRDPPAAGGWNAFLTGWVAADILNPVMMGFMNASCEKAMFGWPCDQEIESLREQFARETNPARQKAIAEAAQMRETLYPTHIPLGQWYQPISTRKNVDGIMTAPVPVFWNVTKK
- a CDS encoding FxLYD domain-containing protein, which encodes MTRREALALAWGAVLGLAGAAAAAQNYAPESLARWFRFEWKASGAKLTGYLYNQTNRAAARMQLLIEGLDGSGKVTGKTTTWVLGGVPPNNRAYFEATVPNAASYRVSVLSFEWLDEHDRRRW
- the rpsU gene encoding 30S ribosomal protein S21 translates to MRIEVFDNQIEAALKQLKKQMQKDGLFQEMKRRAHYEKPSVKRKRKQAQARKKRRRALQRSRSWEDD